A single genomic interval of Pseudomonadota bacterium harbors:
- a CDS encoding serine/threonine-protein kinase: MARNMASLGWDRFFALVQKLELLPSEARDGAIREEVSRGAPRELLSAAMASLKMSSTESSMSTPDSIGAYEIGRRIGEGGMGAVFLAEQHEPVRRQVALKVVKRGMDTEEVLSRFAAEQQALAMMDHPAIAKIYDAGVTPEGRPYFAMEFVPGVPITDHCDEHELSVRARLDLFLQVCKGVQHAHQKAVIHRDIKPSNVLVSMQDGAPVPKLIDFGLAKAIGHRLTDKTVHTEYGAFVGTLEYMSPEQAAMDGQDVDTVTDVYALGVLLYQLLVGALPFEAQALRKSGIEAALRTIRDEEPLRPSLRLSSLPDQELVVAARQSSPASLRRALTGDLDWIVLKALEKDPTRRYGSVQEFAADIQRHLGDQAVVARPPSALYRAGKFARRHRGPVIGSCLAALLAAVAISGLTYGYFAAVRAQAEARTQADISNKVLEFVEGLFLLPSSAEDRANLTATDILELGLLEIDEQLGGQPRSKARLLGAIGNVYLGLGKKAQGMKLIEQARTTRESALPEGHPDLIWSLWDQAWGFHNVEEYEAARATYVEVVRKLKAVYGPSHVDTLEAIVDLAHIYIDLEQYDDAISILRDVVGLDSGRASDLSRQAVRAMFYRASALWRSGRVSAAKPLLEEALGKYREYFGPHHAATLIVTARVASLYLTGNMQELATPLLSELLAAYRQRASMVNSSPADKIRFAELAVTCEPLSLRDPDGALPFALAANESTNWTNPRYLDVLARVYFQLNDAERSIDLQKRGIDLLHAASPLRPDMERRMREYLDHPHGTPPRPLSSVER, from the coding sequence ATGGCTCGCAACATGGCTTCTCTAGGCTGGGATCGCTTCTTCGCTTTGGTGCAGAAGTTAGAACTCCTCCCAAGCGAAGCACGGGATGGCGCGATTAGGGAAGAGGTGAGTCGGGGGGCGCCCCGCGAGTTGCTTTCCGCCGCCATGGCTTCCCTGAAAATGTCCAGCACCGAAAGCAGCATGAGCACGCCGGACTCCATTGGTGCCTACGAGATCGGGCGCCGGATCGGCGAGGGGGGCATGGGCGCAGTGTTCCTCGCCGAGCAACATGAACCTGTCCGGCGCCAGGTTGCCCTAAAGGTGGTCAAGCGGGGCATGGACACCGAGGAAGTGCTGTCCCGCTTCGCCGCCGAGCAGCAGGCGCTAGCCATGATGGACCATCCGGCCATCGCCAAGATCTACGATGCCGGCGTCACGCCCGAAGGCCGACCCTACTTCGCTATGGAGTTTGTGCCTGGCGTCCCCATCACAGACCACTGCGACGAGCACGAGCTTTCCGTTCGGGCTCGTCTGGATCTGTTCCTTCAGGTGTGCAAAGGCGTGCAGCACGCACATCAAAAGGCCGTCATCCACCGCGACATCAAGCCCTCCAACGTGCTCGTCTCGATGCAAGACGGCGCGCCGGTTCCCAAACTCATCGATTTTGGCCTAGCAAAGGCAATCGGTCATCGGTTGACCGACAAGACGGTGCACACGGAGTACGGCGCCTTCGTGGGCACGCTCGAGTACATGAGCCCGGAGCAGGCGGCAATGGACGGCCAGGACGTGGACACGGTGACCGATGTCTATGCGCTAGGCGTGCTGCTGTACCAGTTGCTCGTGGGGGCGCTGCCGTTCGAGGCGCAGGCGCTTCGCAAGAGCGGTATCGAGGCGGCCCTTCGCACGATACGGGACGAGGAGCCACTCCGTCCTTCCCTTCGGCTCAGCTCGCTGCCCGATCAAGAATTAGTGGTAGCGGCGCGCCAGAGCTCACCGGCATCGCTGCGGCGCGCGCTCACTGGCGATCTGGATTGGATCGTTTTGAAAGCGCTGGAGAAAGACCCCACGCGGCGCTACGGATCCGTGCAGGAGTTTGCTGCCGACATCCAGCGCCACTTGGGCGATCAAGCTGTGGTGGCGCGACCGCCGTCGGCCCTCTACCGGGCGGGCAAGTTTGCTCGCCGACATCGTGGCCCGGTCATTGGCTCATGCCTCGCTGCGCTCTTAGCCGCGGTCGCCATCTCCGGCCTCACGTATGGCTATTTCGCTGCCGTTCGTGCTCAAGCCGAAGCGCGCACGCAAGCGGATATCTCGAACAAGGTGCTGGAGTTCGTCGAAGGACTCTTTCTCTTGCCATCGTCCGCGGAAGATAGGGCGAACCTCACTGCAACGGACATACTGGAGCTAGGTCTCCTGGAAATCGACGAGCAGCTCGGCGGCCAACCAAGGTCGAAGGCCCGCCTGCTCGGCGCTATCGGCAATGTGTACTTGGGTCTCGGAAAGAAGGCTCAGGGCATGAAGCTCATCGAACAGGCGCGAACCACTCGAGAGAGCGCCCTGCCCGAGGGCCACCCCGACCTGATTTGGTCCCTGTGGGATCAAGCCTGGGGATTTCACAACGTGGAAGAGTATGAAGCTGCGCGAGCCACTTACGTCGAGGTGGTGCGCAAGCTCAAAGCGGTTTACGGACCGTCTCATGTCGACACCTTGGAGGCCATCGTAGATCTGGCGCACATCTACATTGATTTGGAGCAATACGACGATGCGATTTCCATTCTGCGGGACGTCGTTGGCCTCGATAGCGGCAGGGCGAGCGACCTGAGCAGGCAGGCTGTACGCGCCATGTTCTACCGCGCCAGCGCCCTTTGGCGCAGCGGTCGTGTTAGCGCAGCAAAACCGCTACTCGAAGAGGCCTTGGGGAAGTACCGTGAGTACTTCGGGCCCCATCACGCAGCAACACTGATCGTCACGGCCAGGGTTGCCAGCCTCTATCTCACGGGCAACATGCAAGAGTTGGCTACGCCTCTGCTGTCCGAGTTGCTGGCTGCATATCGCCAGCGCGCCTCGATGGTGAACAGTTCTCCGGCAGACAAGATCCGCTTTGCAGAACTTGCCGTCACGTGCGAGCCGCTCTCGCTTCGAGATCCTGATGGCGCACTGCCCTTCGCACTAGCGGCGAATGAGTCGACCAACTGGACCAATCCACGCTACCTCGATGTACTGGCGCGAGTGTATTTCCAGCTGAACGACGCAGAGAGGTCGATCGATCTACAGAAGCGGGGGATCGACCTGCTGCACGCCGCGAGCCCCCTCCGCCCGGACATGGAGCGGCGTATGCGTGAGTACTTGGATCATCCGCATGGCACTCCCCCTCGCCCGCTTTCCAGCGTCGAGCGGTGA
- a CDS encoding DUF1538 domain-containing protein, translating into MLQALLKDAADATRDLLPIVAVVLAFQLFVIRQPVESLGAILTGAVLVVAGLACFLFGLKLALFPIGEGLAHSLARKGSVYWLIAFAFVLGFGTTVAEPALIAVAEEAALVAAEAGAIERSLDAMQAYADGLRLTVALAVGVALVIGVFRILIDWSLPVLIIGGYLLVVFLTGLAPKEIIGIAYDAGGVTTSTVTVPLVTALGVGLASSLQGRNPMLDGFGLIAFASLTPILFVLVYGIIT; encoded by the coding sequence ATCCTCCAAGCCCTGCTGAAAGACGCGGCCGATGCGACACGGGATCTGCTGCCGATCGTCGCCGTCGTGCTCGCGTTCCAGCTCTTCGTGATCCGCCAGCCGGTAGAGAGCCTGGGCGCCATCCTGACTGGCGCGGTCTTGGTGGTGGCGGGCCTCGCGTGCTTTCTCTTCGGGCTGAAGTTAGCCCTGTTTCCGATCGGTGAGGGACTCGCCCACTCGCTCGCTCGCAAGGGTAGCGTGTATTGGCTGATTGCCTTCGCGTTCGTGCTGGGCTTCGGTACCACCGTGGCGGAGCCCGCGCTGATCGCCGTTGCCGAGGAAGCTGCCCTGGTAGCCGCCGAGGCGGGTGCCATCGAGCGGAGCCTCGACGCCATGCAGGCCTACGCCGATGGTCTGCGCCTTACCGTGGCGCTAGCTGTCGGCGTGGCGTTGGTGATCGGCGTGTTCCGTATCCTGATCGACTGGTCCCTTCCCGTGTTGATTATTGGTGGCTACCTCTTGGTGGTGTTCCTGACCGGTCTGGCGCCGAAGGAGATCATCGGTATCGCCTACGATGCGGGAGGCGTGACCACGTCCACGGTCACCGTGCCCTTGGTGACGGCCCTGGGCGTGGGTCTCGCCAGCTCGCTTCAGGGGCGCAACCCCATGCTCGACGGCTTCGGCTTGATTGCCTTCGCGTCGCTGACGCCGATACTCTTCGTGTTGGTTTACGGAATAATCACCTGA
- a CDS encoding Mbeg1-like protein, whose product MTRNLHTTMTPGLRRSAHRLLLEGCEVLQRTLATLAVGVLASGASVASICFSDADCQGNEFCNITEPDALPPFGTCEGPNPPPPPPDSFCAAEPPATQPEETERFMCDDELGNVPHRIPYRTLHGYDPAGSATGVGVIFIGDDGVFDRPVVIPDGFDRGSTRTWQCMYGLLSQSNLLNEVLANGYDVVLVDFDQGEGDVRGHAGVLTSILQQLEDHTTGLAPIALVGPSMGGIVARYALLSMEQDNTAHRIATLISYDSPHLGANISPAIQYTTHWLQRVSAQASDRWRSIDSPGARQLLRHHITGSALFPYESLPVEGDGLWDNDLETSYDVDLKPASEHIHLLNELAQMGDYPRVARMVAFSNGSNRGARVVKLNGYDLEPADGMVFGTGSGGSSDQRLDLRAEPASGRREVFYGDVRATLGGNDRSVSYRATGEALDGAPGSVSDFANELAEVLRDDDKIDAVDQRVRYTNFIPTKSALAYTGDFYDDIANELLSGRKSTPFDATYSPATNETHLCITRDERNQLIDELRFVDSYRAALLSVIL is encoded by the coding sequence ATTTGCTTTAGCGATGCGGACTGCCAAGGCAATGAGTTCTGCAACATCACTGAGCCCGACGCCCTGCCCCCCTTCGGCACTTGCGAGGGCCCGAACCCGCCGCCACCGCCGCCGGACTCCTTCTGCGCCGCGGAACCCCCGGCAACGCAACCCGAGGAAACGGAGCGCTTCATGTGTGACGATGAACTAGGCAACGTTCCTCATCGCATCCCCTACCGCACCTTGCACGGTTACGACCCCGCAGGCAGCGCTACGGGCGTGGGTGTCATCTTCATCGGCGATGACGGCGTCTTCGATCGTCCCGTCGTCATACCTGATGGTTTCGATCGGGGATCCACGCGCACCTGGCAGTGCATGTACGGTCTCCTGAGTCAGTCCAACTTGCTCAACGAGGTGCTCGCCAACGGCTACGACGTAGTGTTGGTGGACTTTGACCAGGGTGAAGGCGACGTGCGTGGCCACGCCGGCGTGCTCACCTCCATCCTGCAACAGCTTGAGGACCACACCACCGGACTCGCCCCCATCGCCCTCGTTGGGCCGAGCATGGGTGGGATCGTCGCGCGCTATGCGCTGCTGTCGATGGAGCAGGACAACACCGCCCACCGTATCGCCACCCTGATCAGCTACGATTCACCTCACCTTGGCGCGAACATCTCGCCTGCAATCCAGTACACCACGCATTGGCTCCAACGCGTCAGCGCCCAGGCCAGCGACCGCTGGCGTTCGATCGACTCGCCCGGCGCACGTCAGCTCCTACGCCATCACATCACAGGCTCTGCGCTGTTCCCCTACGAGAGCTTGCCCGTCGAGGGCGATGGCTTATGGGACAACGATCTTGAGACGTCTTATGACGTGGACCTGAAGCCTGCCTCTGAACACATTCATTTACTCAACGAGTTAGCGCAAATGGGAGACTATCCGCGCGTCGCACGAATGGTTGCCTTCTCCAACGGGTCGAATCGCGGCGCCAGGGTCGTCAAGCTCAATGGCTACGACCTGGAGCCCGCCGACGGCATGGTGTTCGGCACCGGCAGCGGCGGCAGCTCTGATCAGCGCTTGGACCTGCGGGCAGAGCCTGCATCGGGGCGGCGCGAGGTGTTCTATGGAGACGTGCGTGCCACCTTGGGTGGCAACGATCGTTCGGTGTCGTACCGTGCCACAGGCGAAGCGCTGGACGGGGCACCGGGCTCCGTTTCCGACTTCGCGAACGAACTCGCCGAGGTACTACGCGACGACGACAAGATCGACGCTGTCGACCAGCGCGTGCGCTATACGAACTTCATTCCCACCAAAAGCGCCTTAGCTTACACGGGCGACTTCTACGACGACATCGCCAACGAGCTGCTCAGCGGCAGGAAGTCCACGCCGTTCGATGCCACCTACTCGCCAGCCACCAACGAGACCCATCTGTGCATTACGCGTGATGAACGCAATCAGCTGATCGACGAGCTTCGCTTCGTCGATAGCTACCGGGCAGCGCTGCTCTCGGTGATTTTGTGA